One segment of Sporanaerobacter acetigenes DSM 13106 DNA contains the following:
- a CDS encoding peptide ABC transporter substrate-binding protein, giving the protein MKKILKKIIPLLLVLSFMLAGCTTGTTKSSTEESTSNEQVAEQGNKKVFRYAEEAEPTILDPHKSFNPISLDITYAVYEGLTRVYDGEVLPGMAESWDVSEDGLTYTFHLRDAKWSDGEPVTAEDFTYSFERLFNPDTLSDYGNFAVYFEGGEDYWEGKTTDFSTVGVKALDDKTLECKLVVPKKYFLNLMGFGAFHPVRQDYIEKYGESYGSDPEKAVYNGPFILKEWKHEESLLEVKNDDYWDKDNIHLDEVQISIVNNPATRVNMYETDELDFTQLTKTDIPSYEKGSKVNIQPNSSIYWLQYQVNHKDPKKAAFLGNKNFRKALGWAIDRRAIADSVLADGSLPATRLVPATIQGLNKKHAEEYSIGEEYFPTTANIEKANEYLDLALQEIGKKKEEMPTFEILVDDSESARLITEAIQDMFDKNLGVKMEIKAVTSSQKWDEMGNNNFDIMYAGFGPDFNDPVNYLDTWTLDGGYNVMGWENKEYEELVRFINTTNDNQARADAIDKAEKIFLDEVVFNPIFFGTAVYTQKDTVKGLLRDSTGMDINYIYVDIVNE; this is encoded by the coding sequence ATGAAAAAAATATTGAAGAAGATAATTCCTTTATTACTTGTACTTTCATTTATGTTAGCAGGGTGTACTACAGGTACAACTAAATCATCTACTGAAGAAAGTACTAGCAATGAACAAGTAGCAGAACAGGGAAATAAGAAAGTATTTAGATATGCTGAAGAAGCTGAACCAACAATACTTGATCCTCATAAAAGTTTCAATCCGATTTCATTAGACATAACTTATGCGGTGTATGAAGGGCTAACTCGTGTATATGATGGAGAAGTATTACCAGGGATGGCTGAAAGTTGGGATGTATCCGAAGATGGATTAACTTATACATTTCATTTAAGGGATGCTAAATGGAGTGATGGGGAACCTGTAACCGCTGAAGATTTTACATATAGTTTTGAAAGATTATTCAATCCTGATACACTTTCTGATTATGGAAATTTCGCTGTTTACTTTGAAGGTGGAGAAGATTATTGGGAAGGTAAAACTACTGATTTTTCAACTGTTGGTGTTAAAGCACTAGATGACAAAACTTTGGAATGTAAATTAGTTGTTCCTAAAAAGTATTTTTTAAATCTTATGGGATTTGGAGCTTTCCATCCAGTTCGACAAGATTATATTGAAAAATATGGTGAAAGCTATGGCTCAGATCCGGAAAAAGCGGTGTATAATGGACCCTTTATCTTAAAAGAATGGAAGCATGAAGAAAGTTTATTAGAAGTTAAAAATGATGATTATTGGGACAAAGACAATATTCATTTAGATGAAGTTCAAATTTCTATTGTTAATAATCCTGCAACAAGAGTAAATATGTATGAAACGGATGAATTAGATTTTACTCAATTGACAAAAACTGACATTCCTTCATATGAGAAAGGAAGTAAGGTGAATATTCAACCAAATTCTTCGATTTATTGGTTACAATATCAAGTAAATCATAAAGATCCCAAAAAAGCAGCTTTCTTAGGAAACAAGAATTTTAGAAAAGCTTTAGGATGGGCAATTGATAGACGAGCTATTGCTGATAGTGTCTTAGCAGATGGTTCTTTACCTGCTACTAGATTGGTACCAGCAACTATTCAGGGTTTAAATAAAAAACATGCTGAAGAATATTCAATAGGGGAAGAATATTTCCCAACAACAGCAAATATTGAAAAAGCTAATGAATATTTAGATTTAGCACTTCAAGAAATAGGCAAAAAGAAAGAAGAAATGCCTACTTTTGAAATTCTCGTTGATGATTCAGAATCAGCAAGATTGATAACTGAAGCCATACAAGATATGTTTGATAAAAATTTAGGTGTTAAAATGGAAATAAAAGCGGTAACATCAAGTCAAAAATGGGATGAGATGGGAAACAATAATTTTGATATTATGTATGCTGGATTTGGCCCTGATTTTAATGATCCAGTAAATTATTTGGATACATGGACATTAGACGGTGGTTATAATGTAATGGGATGGGAAAATAAAGAATATGAAGAATTAGTTAGGTTTATAAATACAACCAATGATAATCAAGCAAGGGCTGATGCAATAGATAAAGCGGAAAAAATCTTCCTTGATGAAGTTGTATTCAATCCTATTTTCTTTGGAACAGCTGTTTATACACAAAAAGATACAGTGAAAGGTTTACTAAGGGATTCCACGGGTATGGATATAAACTATATTTATGTTGATATAGTGAATGAATAA
- a CDS encoding DUF4349 domain-containing protein, whose translation MKKFQKYLILGLILFLILSSLTGCGSKKSSEQSVSNEMSLAPTEESKEERDNNDEASPLEPEKVITNVYIQLETTEFEKANKDLNALISKHNAYVENSQIDYNQYYNNKSYRNGFYLIRVPKDKISSFKSSLNGVGNIISESTNKQDVTSEYRDTESRLKVLEVKEERILALLSKAEKMEDIIKLENELSETIYEKEKLKTNLMNIDDKVDFSTFEVNIEEVERLTNQQTTDTTFGEKLANAFKNSLFSFRKALETFVISIIYILPFAVVIGAIAYFVIKFIMKRKE comes from the coding sequence GTGAAAAAATTTCAAAAATATTTAATATTAGGTCTTATATTATTTTTAATCCTTTCATCATTGACAGGCTGTGGTTCTAAAAAATCAAGTGAACAAAGTGTTTCTAATGAAATGAGTTTAGCTCCTACCGAAGAAAGCAAAGAAGAACGTGACAATAACGATGAAGCTAGTCCTCTAGAACCTGAAAAAGTCATCACCAACGTTTATATACAACTTGAAACTACTGAATTTGAAAAAGCCAATAAGGACTTGAATGCCTTAATATCTAAACACAATGCTTATGTAGAAAACTCTCAAATAGATTATAACCAATATTACAACAATAAAAGCTATAGAAATGGTTTCTATCTAATTAGAGTTCCAAAAGATAAAATATCTTCTTTTAAATCCAGCCTTAATGGTGTTGGCAATATAATCAGTGAAAGTACCAATAAACAAGATGTAACCAGTGAATATAGAGATACTGAATCCAGATTGAAAGTTCTTGAAGTCAAAGAAGAAAGAATTTTAGCCCTACTATCTAAAGCAGAAAAAATGGAAGATATAATTAAGTTAGAAAATGAGCTCAGCGAAACCATATATGAAAAAGAAAAACTTAAGACTAATCTCATGAATATTGATGATAAAGTAGATTTCAGTACCTTTGAAGTCAATATTGAAGAAGTAGAAAGATTAACCAATCAACAAACTACAGATACCACCTTTGGAGAAAAACTAGCTAATGCCTTTAAAAATTCCTTGTTTTCTTTTAGAAAAGCATTAGAGACATTTGTAATCTCAATAATCTATATACTTCCCTTCGCAGTAGTGATTGGAGCAATAGCATATTTTGTAATTAAATTTATAATGAAAAGAAAAGAATAA